A genomic segment from Orrella daihaiensis encodes:
- a CDS encoding electron transfer flavoprotein subunit alpha/FixB family protein, which translates to MSVLVIAEHDNAQLKGATLNVIAAATKIDADVHVLVAGQGAQAAADEAAKAVGVTKVLLADGDSLGNALAENVAEQVLAVADGYSHILFPATVSGKNVAPRVAAKLDVAQVSEITAVVSPDTFERPIYAGNAIATVQSQDAKKVLTVRTTAFDAVAAQGGSAAVETLTVVGDSGKSSFVGRELAKSDRPELAGANVVVSGGRGIGSAENFKILEPLADKLGAALGASRAAVDAGFAPNDWQVGQTGKIVAPQLYVAVGISGAIQHLAGMKDSKVIVAINKDEEAPIFGVSDYGLVADLFEAVPELQKSL; encoded by the coding sequence ATGTCCGTACTCGTCATTGCAGAACACGATAACGCGCAACTCAAAGGCGCAACACTGAACGTAATCGCTGCAGCAACCAAGATCGATGCTGATGTCCATGTCTTGGTGGCTGGCCAAGGTGCACAGGCTGCCGCTGATGAGGCTGCTAAGGCAGTTGGCGTCACCAAGGTGCTGTTAGCCGACGGCGACTCACTCGGTAATGCCCTGGCAGAAAACGTCGCCGAGCAAGTATTGGCAGTTGCCGATGGCTATAGCCATATTTTGTTTCCGGCGACTGTGTCGGGCAAGAACGTCGCCCCCCGAGTTGCAGCCAAGCTCGATGTGGCGCAAGTGTCTGAAATCACCGCGGTGGTCTCGCCTGATACGTTTGAGCGACCGATCTATGCCGGCAACGCCATTGCCACGGTGCAGTCCCAAGACGCCAAAAAGGTGCTGACTGTGCGCACGACTGCGTTTGATGCGGTTGCAGCCCAAGGTGGTAGTGCCGCTGTTGAGACTTTGACTGTGGTCGGCGATAGCGGTAAGTCAAGTTTTGTGGGGCGCGAACTGGCCAAGAGTGATCGTCCTGAGTTGGCAGGTGCCAATGTGGTTGTCTCTGGTGGCCGCGGCATAGGCAGTGCGGAGAACTTCAAGATTTTGGAACCTCTGGCAGACAAGTTGGGTGCTGCGCTTGGTGCATCGCGTGCAGCCGTTGACGCTGGCTTTGCACCCAATGACTGGCAGGTAGGTCAGACTGGCAAGATCGTTGCTCCCCAGTTATATGTGGCCGTTGGTATCTCGGGCGCGATCCAGCACTTGGCCGGTATGAAGGACTCCAAGGTGATTGTGGCGATCAATAAGGATGAGGAGGCACCCATCTTTGGTGTCTCGGATTACGGTTTGGTAGCTGATTTGTTTGAAGCAGTGCCCGAGCTTCAAAAAAGTCTGTAA